Proteins from a genomic interval of Pseudomonas paeninsulae:
- a CDS encoding carboxymuconolactone decarboxylase family protein, translating to MRVSTKQINEYPWALRPFFWKQKRKYGAVLQPGLLWARVPQLFGAVAVLYGVLDRKGSPLSPALRSLVTVRVSQINWCNFCVDINSATLAKRTGSMEKVENLLEWRESSLFDAKEQVVLEYTEAITYSDRQVSDELMARLNNFFDEDSIIELTGLIAFQNMSSKFNSALDVPSQGFCKVPHDHFNS from the coding sequence GTGAGAGTATCCACGAAACAAATAAATGAATACCCGTGGGCGTTACGTCCCTTCTTCTGGAAACAGAAAAGAAAGTACGGGGCAGTTCTGCAACCCGGTTTGCTGTGGGCGCGTGTGCCGCAACTATTCGGAGCGGTCGCCGTTCTTTATGGCGTACTGGACAGGAAAGGATCACCACTGAGCCCTGCCTTGCGCTCATTGGTCACCGTAAGAGTATCGCAAATCAATTGGTGCAATTTTTGTGTCGACATAAACTCTGCGACACTTGCCAAACGCACTGGCTCAATGGAAAAAGTTGAAAACCTATTGGAGTGGAGGGAAAGCAGTCTATTTGACGCAAAAGAGCAGGTGGTACTCGAATATACCGAGGCTATCACCTACTCGGATCGACAGGTGAGCGATGAGTTGATGGCAAGGCTTAACAACTTCTTTGACGAGGACAGCATTATTGAGCTCACTGGCCTTATTGCATTCCAGAACATGTCGAGCAAATTCAATAGTGCACTGGATGTGCCGTCTCAGGGCTTCTGCAAAGTTCCGCATGATCATTTCAACAGTTAA
- a CDS encoding TlpA family protein disulfide reductase, which translates to MLTVNLGPLTLAVPHLLLIGSLLLAMLSGWWVGRASAHNPEPQLFRLLLVALLVARLAFVVGYFEYYQGALWRMVDIRDGGFIAWPGVIAAVLLGGWQAWRDRGLRKPLGVALVVGVLSWGFANLTWHAFEQGTRLPELALRDSRGAPVALQDYVGKPLVINLWATWCPPCRREMPVLAEAQATEEALTFLFVNQGEGEGEIRRFLDASGLELQNVLLDSDGRLGQQVGSMALPTTLFYDAEGHQVGNHLGELSRASLARALENLREGSQP; encoded by the coding sequence ATGCTGACCGTCAATCTGGGGCCACTGACCCTGGCCGTACCCCACCTGCTGCTGATCGGCAGCCTGTTGCTGGCGATGCTGAGCGGCTGGTGGGTCGGCCGGGCCAGCGCGCACAACCCCGAACCGCAATTGTTCCGACTGCTGCTGGTGGCCTTGCTGGTGGCGCGCCTGGCCTTCGTGGTGGGTTATTTCGAGTACTACCAGGGCGCGCTCTGGCGGATGGTGGATATTCGCGACGGTGGTTTCATCGCCTGGCCCGGGGTGATCGCGGCTGTGCTGCTGGGCGGCTGGCAGGCCTGGCGCGACCGCGGCTTACGCAAACCGCTCGGCGTGGCGCTGGTGGTCGGCGTGCTGAGCTGGGGCTTCGCCAACCTCACCTGGCATGCCTTCGAGCAAGGCACTCGGCTGCCCGAGCTGGCACTGCGCGATAGTCGCGGTGCGCCGGTAGCACTGCAGGATTACGTTGGCAAGCCTCTGGTGATCAACCTCTGGGCGACTTGGTGCCCGCCCTGCCGGCGGGAAATGCCGGTGTTGGCCGAAGCCCAGGCCACGGAAGAGGCGCTGACCTTCTTGTTCGTCAATCAGGGGGAGGGTGAAGGCGAAATCCGTCGTTTCCTCGATGCCAGCGGGCTGGAGTTGCAGAACGTGCTGCTCGACAGCGACGGACGCCTCGGCCAGCAGGTCGGTTCCATGGCCCTGCCCACCACGCTGTTCTACGACGCCGAGGGTCACCAGGTCGGCAACCATCTCGGCGAGTTATCCCGCGCGAGCCTCGCTCGCGCCCTGGAAAACCTGAGAGAGGGTAGTCAGCCATGA